The nucleotide window AAGCAAATTTAAAGGATGCTGATATTATTTATTTTTATCTTTTGCCAAAATCTTCTTCAAAATTAAGACATAAATTTGTAAAAGAACTAAACACGGGCACAAGAATAATATCAAATGCATTTCCAATCAAGGAATGGGAGCCAACTAGGGTTTTTAAGAAACAAGGACATCCTCCTCTATATCTTTATCAAATAGATTGATAAAGAAAATAATATTAAAATAATTTTTGACCAAAAGCCAATAGATATTGTCCTAGAAGTAGTTTGGTTAATAATTGTTTTTTTATACAATTATTTTTTTCATTAAAACTTCATAATGTTTTTGAAATATTAAAAATCTTTCTTTTTTAGTTTTTAATTTTATTTTTATTGTCTGTTTATTTAATGTTGTCTAAGGCATATTAACAGGTCAATGATGACCAAAAAGCAATTGACATAGTTAAAAAATCGGTTTATCTTATAACTAAGACCAATTCACCTGCTTATCCAGAAATATCAAGACAATATTATCAAGTATTAGGTTTTCTTTATTTTAAGATAGGTAGAAATGATTTGAAAGATGTGTGTCTAAAACAAGAACAAAAAATATTTAAAAAATCTAATAAAAAATTATGACACAAGAAAAAAAACAAGAAGTTGATTTTGGGAAGGTTCTTGTCTCATGGGAATTTCCAGAATATACTCAATATAAAAAGACGCGTTCATGGCAAGTTGTTGTTAGTGGAATTTGGTTAATTATATTTATTTACTCAATAATTATTGCCAATTTACTTTTTGCTATTTTTTTGGCATTGGTTGTGTTTATTGTTTTCTTACAGGAGAAAGCAACACCAATGGATGTTAAAATAAAAATTTGTGAGCAAGGGATAATTATTGGAAAGAAATTTTATGAATGGTTTGAAATCGAAAATTTTCGATTAATTTATAGACCTCCAGAAACAAAAAGATTATATATTGACATTAAAGATAGCTGGTTACATGACTTTTCCGTCTCTGTTGAAGACCAGGATCCAAGAGAGATTAGAAAAATATTAAAAGAATTTTTAGAAGAAGATTTATCAAGACCAGAGGAGACGATAATAGATGCTTTGAGTCGTTGGTTAAAGATATAGGTTTTTCTGGGGCCCCTGTAGTTTAATGGATAGAGCGTGTCCTTGCGGAGGATAAGACCCAGGTTCGATTCCTGGCAGGGGCATTTATTGATTATTAATTACTAGATTCAGGGATTTTGTTCCCTATTTTTTTTAAAAAAGAAATTATATAAATTATATGTTATTAGTAAGCTTTATTGCCTTGTGCTTATCAATTTATTTCTATAAAAGAATAAAAGTTTCTATTTTTTTTAAAATTTTATTTAGCTTAGGGACATTGGTCTCTATATTTTTTTATGTGTTATATTTTATTGCAAATTATTTTACTGGCAACGGAATAACAAATGCTGTTTTTTATTATTTGGAATATGGTTTAGAAGGAGTAGATTTTTTAGAATACATTAATTTAATTTCAGTAGCGAGTCTTTTTCTTTTATTTGGAATAGTTTTGGCTATTTGGATAATTCTTAAAAAGAATCATAAAGAAAAACATAATGTTATATTTTTTTTGGCTGTTTTTTTGTTCTTGTTTGTTTCTTTAGCATTAAATCCAGTTACAGTTAGTTTAGGGAAAATGGTGTTTAAAAATAAAGAAAATATTATTATGGATAAAGATTCAGTGTTTTATGAATTTTATAAACATCCCAGAATTAGGCAAATAGCTAAATCAAAAAATCTTGTATTTATTTATGCTGAAGGGTTAGAAAGGACATATTTTGATGAAGCCATTTTCCCTGATTTAACTAAAAATTTAAAAAAAATTGAGTCAAAAAGTGTTTCCTTTATGGATTTGTCACAAGGTCCATATGCAGAACATACTATTGGGGGCATGGTTGCAGGGCAGTGTGGTTTTCCATTAATAATTCCGTCTTTTTCTATTGTAGGGGCTAATTCAATGTTTGGCATGGATACTTATTTAGAATCAGCTATTTGTTTAGGGGATTTATTACATGATGAAGGCTATTATTTAACTTACTATGGTGGAGCCCCGCTTTCTTTTGGAGGCAAGGGGAAGTTTTATTTAACTCACAAATTTAATGATGTTAAGGGTAGGAATGAACTTTTAGAAAAAATTCCCAACCAGGATTACAGAAGTGCTTGGGGAATATATGATGATTCATTGTTTGATTTGGCTTATAATAGATATGTTGAATTAGCCAAAAAACAAGATAAGTTTGCAATGTTTTTGTTGACATTAGACACACACCCTTCTCTTGATGGAGGATATCCTTCCAAGAGTTGTAATAATATAAAATATCAAGACGGCAACAATTTAATGCTAAACGTGGTAGCTTGTTCAGATTATTTGATTAGCAATTTTGTTAAAAAAATTAGAGCATCAAAGTTAGACCAAGAAACAGTTATTGTGATTGTTTCAGATACTCTTGGGCAAAAAAATGATGCTACTGAATTGTTAAACAAGGGAGATAGAAAACTTCTTTATTTAATAAATGAACCAAATAGTGTGGCTGGCACTAAAATAGATAATCCTGGATTAAATTTTGATATAGCATCCACAATGCTTCCTTTTATAGGGTATAAGGGGGACATAGGCATGGGGCGAAACTTATTTGAAATAGAATCATCAACTAATAGGGTTCAGAATATCATAGATAATTTAAGTGAATTTAAGTCTAATGTATTACAATTTTGGAAATTTCCAAAAATAGAAAAATTTATTGAAATAAATATGAATCAAAAAAAAATATTTATTGACAACAATGAATATGAAATCCCAATTCTTATTAAACTAAATGATGATTTAGAAACCATATTAAATTTTAGATTTTTTACCTCTAATGATTTAGCTCTAATTGAGAGCATTACTAATTCAGTTGAGGACAATGGATTTATATTGATAGAAGAATGTTCTAAAATAAATTATATTATTAATACAGGAATAGATAATGATAGTTTTTGTTTATTGGCTGGAAAAAACAATAAGTATAGTTACATGAATTTAACTCCCAGAATTGATTTAAGTCAAGAAAAAAAATATTATATGCATTCTTTTCCATCGCTTCGATTGTCAATAGAAGAAATTCATAAAATTATTAACAAGGGTGTAAATAATTTTTCAACCAAGATGATTGCACATGCAGGAGGAGGAATAAATAAAAGCACATACACAAATAGTTTTGATGCGCTAGACAGCAACATGGCTAAAGGGTTTTCTTATTTTGAAATAGATTTTGTTTTTACAAAAGATAATAAGTTAGTTTGTTTGCATGACTGGGAGTCTAGTTTTGAGGATACATTTGGATTTAAAACAGAAGAAAAATTAACATTAAATGAATTTAAGAAATTAGCATCAACCAAAGCAATGTTTCATAACTGTACTTTATTAGAGTTAGCTTCTTGGATGGAGAAACACCCGGATGCTTATCTTGTCACAGACATAGAAGGGGATAATGTTGAGGCCTTGAAAATGATATCAACCATAATCCCTGATTATGAAAAAAGAGTAATCCCACAGATATATTCCCCTGCTAATTTTTCAAAAATTAAAGAAATGGGATATGACCAAGTTATATGGACTCTTTATAGGTATGGAGGGACTAATAAAAATGTATTGGATGTAATTAGACGATTTTATGGCTCTTTTGCCATAACAATGCCTGTTGATAGAGCTAAGACAGATTTACCACTAAAATTAAAAGAAAGAGAAATTCCAACCTATGTACATACAATCAATTTAATGGATGAAAAAATAAATTTCACGAAGAATTATCATGTTACTGAAATTTATACAGATTTTTTGACTCCTTAATCATTCAATAGAAAATATAAATAAAAAATACAGACAATTAATGTCTGTTTTTATTTATATGATTGGCGGTCCGGACGGGACTCGAACCCGCAGCCTTCTGCGTGACAGGCAGATGATCTAACCAATTGATCTACCGGACCACTGATTTTATGATTTTGGCAAAGATTTCTTCATGATGTTCAGCCAATTTAGCTAGTATCTTTCTATCTATATCAATATTGTTTTTCTTTAACTTGTTAATGAATTCAGAATAGCTAATTCCTTGTTTTCTGCAGCCAGCATTAATTTTAATTTGCCAAAGGGCTCTAAATGTTCTTTTTTTAACTTTCCTGTCTCTGTATGCATATACGCCAGCCTTGGCCGAGGCTGTTTTAGCTAGTCGTACCTTGCTTTTTCTGCCACCACGATAGCCCTTAACTGTTTTAAGCAGTTTTTTTCTTTTCTTTAAATGGCTTTTTCCTCTTTTTACTCTTGGCATAAGATATATATTATTATATGTGTTGGCTAATTGTTTTTCTTAAACTTTTACTCAATGTTTTTTTATTTCTCTTGTTTCTTTTTATTTTTCCAGATTCTTTGGCATTAAAATGGTTTTGGCCACATGTTTTATGTAGCAATTTTCCGCTCTTTGTTTTTTTAATTCTTTTGGCTATTGTTTTTCTTGTTTTCATTTTTTTCTGATTAATACAGTTATTTTATTGTTTTGTCTTTTTGGTCGTTGCTCGACTATTGTTTCCTGCTCAATCTCATCTATAAATTTATTGAGCATATTAAAGGCAAGGTCAAAATGAGCTTTTTCTCTTCCCTTTAATATTATTTCGATTTTAACTTTATTGCCTTGTTCTAAAAACTTGGTAGCATTTTTAATTCTAAATTCTAAATCATGTTTTCCTGTTCTTGGAGTTATTCTTATTCCCTTGGTTCCCTTGGCCTTTTGGCTCTTTTTTTCTTTGCTTTCTTTTCTTTTTAAGTCGTATTTTAATTGTCCAAAATCTAATATTTTTGCTACTGGTGGTTCTGCTTTTGGACTAATTTCAACTAAATCAAGTTTTTCATTTTTAGCGATTTCAAGAGCTTCAGATATTTTTACTATTCCTAAGTGTTCGTCATTTTTGCCCAATAAACGAACCTTTTCTGCTTTTATTCGATTGTTAGTTTTATAATATTTCAATTTTTTTAATTAAATAATTATTGATTACTGATTATTGATTAATGATTACTGATTAGTGATTATTGATTACTGATTAACTATTAGTTAAATGGTGGAGATGGCGGGTAATTCTCCCGCGTCCGCAAACAATTAAACAAAAATATCTACCTTTATAGTTTGGTTATTTTTCTCGATAAAAAAATAGAAACCAAACAAAATTTTTTTTACCAAAGCCCTATTTTATTTAAATTAATTTTATTGGGCATTAAAATTAATCTGTCCTGCAAAAATGATACCAATATTTGCTAGCAGGAGTCGTAAACATCAGCAGTGATTGTCAATTTTATGCAACCACAGGGCTTAAAGCAGGAACAGATAAAATCTGTTTTGCTTTTACCAATAAATTTTTGGCATTTATTTGTTTTTAGAGAATTAACGCATCTCTTAAAACGAAAGGCTGTTTTTGAGTAATAATCTCGTCAATTATTAACATCCCCTAAATAATTCAAAGAACTTCAGTATATTTTATTAGTATAACAGATTTTTTACAAAAGTCAATATTTACTTTATTCTTCGTCTTTATCTGTTAGTTTTTTTTGAATATTTTTTGGTACAGGAGAATAGCAATGAAATTCCATTGATGAGTTTCCTCTTCCTTCTGTTATTGATCGCAGCGTGGTTGTGTATCCAAACATTTCTCCTAAAGGAACAATTGCTTTTATTATTTTTATTTTTTCTCTTGCTTCGGTTTCTTGTATTTGAGCTCTCTTTGAATTAAGGTCACCAATTACATCTCCCATAAAGTCTCCTGGAGCAGCGATTTCAATTTTCATTATTGGCTCAAGTAATACAGGGTCTGCTTCTTCAACTCCTTTGCGAATGCCCCTGGTAGCAGCTACTTTAAAGGCTGCTTCAGATGAATCAACTTCATGGAAGCTACCATCATAAACTGCTACAGACATATCAACAATTGGATATCCTGCTACCACGCCAGTGCTCATGGCTTCTATTACCCCTTTTTTAATTGCAGGAATATATTCTCTTGGAATTGACCCACCTTTTATTTCATCTTCAAAAACAAACCCCTTTCCTCTCTCCAAAGGAGTTAATCTTAATAAACAATGTCCATATTGACCCCTCCCTCCAGATTGATGAATGTATTTTCCTTCGGTTTCAACTTCTTTGGTGATTGTTTCTTTGTAAGCAACTTGAGGCCTGCCCACATTTGCTTCTACGTTGAATTCTCTTTTCATTCGGTCAATAATAATTTCTAAATGTAATTCTCCCATTCCTGAAATAATTGTTTGCAAGGTCTCTTCATCGGTTCTAACCTTAAAGGTTGGGTCTTCTTCTGACAATTTATTTATAGCCACCCCCATTTTTTCTTGATCTGATTTTGTTTTAGGTTCAACAGCCACGGATATAACAGGATCAGGAAAGGTAATAGATTCTAATATGATTGGGTCATCGAGAGAACATAAAGTATCTCCAGTGGTTGTATTTTTTAAGCCAACAATTGCTGCTATATCTCCAGCTAAAATTTCCTTAACTTCCTCTCTTTTATTGGCATGCATTCGTACTATTCTGCCAATCCTTTCTTTCTTCCCAGTACTAGAATTAAGCACATATGAGCCTGCTTCTAGTTTTCCGGAATAAATCCTAAAATAACATAAACGACCTACAAAAGGATCTGTAGCAATTTTAAAAATAAGAGCTGAAAATGAGGCATTTTTATCTGCTTTTCTTGTTTTTCTTTCTTGTTTGTTTTCTTCTTCCTCTTCGTCTACAGCTTCTTTTATGGCTGGAACATCTAAAGGAGAAGGAAGATATTTACAGATTGCCTCTAATAGTGGCTGAATGCCTTTATTTTTTAGAGCAGAACCACAGAATACTGGAACAATAGATCGACTTGTAACAGCTTTTCTGAGTGCTTGTTCTAGTTCAGTTACTTTAATTTCTTCATTGGCTAAATATTTTTGCATTAATTCCTCGTCATTTTCAACGATTTTTTCAATTAAATCATGTCTGTATTTAGTTGCTTGTTCTTTCATTTCTGTTGGGATTTCCCTTGTTTCTGTTTCTTTCCCCATTTCATCTAAATAAATTATTGCTTTTTCTTCCAGTAAATCAATTATTCCATTAAAGTCAGCTTCTGTCCCAATTGGTAACTGAATTGGAATGGCGTTTTTGGTCAATCTTTCATGGATAGATTTCATGTCAAAATAAAAGTCAGCCCCGGTTCTATCTAATTTATTTACAAAAGCAATTAAAGGAACCTTGAATTTATCAGCTTGATGCCAAACTGTTTCTGATTGAGGCTCAACTCCAGCTACTCCATCAAAAACAACTACGCCACCATCAAGAACTCGAAGAGACCTTTGGACTTCAGCCGTAAAATCAATGTGTCCAGGTGTATCGATAATATTTATTTTAATATCTCCTTGTGACTTTGTTTCCCAAAATATAGTTGTGGCAGCAGAGGTGATTGTTACCCCTCTTTCTTTTTCTTGTTCCATCCAGTCCATTTCAGCTTCTCCTTCATGAACTTCTCCGACTTTGTGTTTTTTACCGGAATAATATAAAATTCGTTCAGTGACAGTTGTTTTACCAGCATCAATATGAGCAATAATTCCAATATTGCGAGTTTGTTTTAATGATGTTTCAGTCATAATAATAAATAAAGTTAAAAATTTTCCCCCTTACTTTTTAATAAAAGAAACGGGGGAATATAAGTTAATATAATAATTTTATAAGTTTTATCTGGCAAAGTGAGCAAAGGCTTTGTTTGCTTTTGCCATTTTGTAGATGTTATCTTTTTTTGTTATTGTTTCCCCTTCGTTGTTGGCTGCTTGCATTAATTCAGCAGCAAGCTTAACAGGCATTGTTTTTCCTTTGGTTTTTTTTACAGAACTAATAATCCATTTTGATGCTAAAGTGAATTGTCTGGCTTCGTTTGTTTTATAAGGAATTTGATAGTTTGTTCCACCAATTCTGCGAGACCGCAGTTCAACCACAGGAGATACATTTTTAATTGCTTGTTCAAATATATCAACGGGATTTTGTTTAGTTTTGGTTTTAATAATATCAAATGTTTCAAATATAATTTTTTGAGCTATGCTTTTTTTTCCACCCTTCATTATATAGTTAATAAACTTAGCTATTTTAATTGAGTTATATTTTGGGTCTGGATTTATTTTTCTTTTTATGGCTTGTTTTCCTCTCATGTTGATTGATTATTGATTATTAATTATTGATTATTAATTATTGATTATTAATTATTGATTACTGATTATTAATTATTGATTACTGATTATTGATTACTGATTATTGATTACTGATTATTAATTATTGATTACTGATTATTGATTACTGATTATTTTTTAATTTTTTCCTTTTTGGCCCCATAAAGCGAACGGCTTGTTTTTCTTCCTTCAACGCCACTAGTATCATATACTCCACGTACGACATGATATCTTACTCCTGGCAAGTCTTTCACTTTTCCTCCCCTTAAAAGAACCACAGAATGCTCTTGAAGATTATGACCAATTCCAGGGATATAAGCAGTTACTTCCATGCCATTTGATAGGCGGACTCTAGCAATTTTTCTTAAAGCAGAGTTTGGTTTTTTTGGTGTCTGAGTTGTTACTTTTAGACAGACTCCCCTTAAAAATGGATTATTAGCAGGTGTTCTTTTTCTTTTTAGAGTATTAAAATTACTTCGCAAAGCAGGTGTTTGCGATTGTTTCTTTGTTCTTTTTCTTTTATTTTTTATTAATTGATTTATTGTTGGCATAATAATCTATTTTATATGTTTTTAAAAAAAAGTCAACAACTTAATGTTTAAAATCCAAATCCTTGACCAGTAATTATGTAAAATAAAAAATTTGCTATAGGAGAAAGAAATGAAAAGGCAATAAACATTGCTATTAGAATCCCAAAAAATCCTAACTGTTCAACATGTTTCCATTGGTTTGGAAAAAGGCCTGCGAAGATTTTCGAGCCATCAAGAGGTGGAAAGGGGATCAAATTAAATAAGGCTAAAAAAATATTAATATAAATAATTAATTTTAAATACATTAAAAATTGGATAAAATATAATGAAATCATGTTTGTTGGCAAAAATACAAATAAAAGCCTTAAAATTAACCCAATAAATATAGCAATGCCAAGATTTGATAATGGTCCGGCTGCGGCTACTTTTAATGTTCCGTATTTAGAATCCCTTAGGTTATATGGATTAAATGGAACTGGTTTTGCCCAGCCAATAAAAATTCCAGAAGACATCAATAAAAATATGGGAAGGATTACTGTTCCAATTGGATCTATGTGTGAAATTGGATTTAATGTTAGTCTACCAGCATTTTTGGCTGTTGGGTCTCCTAATCTATAAGCCATCCATCCATGTGAGTATTCGTGAAATACAGCTGAGAGAATAATAATAATGTATAAAAAAATTTTATCCATTTTACAGAAGTTGCATTAATTTATTAATTTGTTAAACTATTATGACGGATTATTAAAAATAAACAAGTATATATGTCTAGAAAATGTTCAATTTGTAATCGAGGACCACAAACAAGCGTTTCCAGAACCCATTCAAATATTGCTAATAAAACAAAACAATATTTAAATTTACAAACAAAAAAGATTCTTGGAAAAAAAATGAAGCTTTGCACTAAATGTTTAAAAAATTTTAAAAAAAAAAATAACTTTTAATTATTTTTATTTTTTAGAATTAATATTTCATTTCTCTTCTAATTTTTTTGTCTAATTCTCTTTTTTTAATTATGGCTCTTTTGTCTGTCTGTTTTTTGCCAATACCAATTCCGATTGTTATTTTAATAATTCCTCCCTTAAGATATGTCTTTAATGGAATTACAGATGTTCCCGGAGACTTGATTTTTCCAATCAATTCTTTGATTTCTTTCTTGTTTAATAGGAGTTTTCTTTTTCTTGATGGATCATAGTTTTGTTGAACGCTAAAGGCTGGAGCATATCTTGATACATGAATATTTATCAACCACAAGGAATTAGTTGGACCAATGTCAACATAACTGTCTGAGAAATTAATATTACCTTGTTTTATTGATTTTACTTCAGGGCCTGTTAAAATGATTCCCGCTTCAAAGGTTTTTAATATCTTATAGTTATAGTATGCTTTTTTATTTTTGTTTATTATTTTCATATTATGAATTATAACATATTGTTTTTATAATTAAAAATGTTATAATAAAAAATATGAAAATCGGAATAGATTGTCGCACAATTTTAAATCCTGCTAAAGGTCAATCAGCTGGACTTGGCCATTATGTATATCAACTGGTTCGACATTTGATAAGCAATGACAAACAAAATACGTATGTTTTATTCTTTGATCGTTCTATTCCCAAGAAAAGATTAAAGAAGTTTATAAAAAAAAATACAATAATCAAGTTCTTTCCATTTATAAGTTATACAAAATTTTTAAAATTTCGTTATTTTGATTTTTTAGAAAGCGCTGTTTTGTTAAACGAGAATCTTGATATTTTCCATTCTCCATTGCCGTCTTTGCCTTTGTCGTACAAAGGAAATTCTGTTGTTACTGTTCATGATGTTTCTATTTATAGGTTCCCGGAATTATATTCCAAAAAAGAGGTTTTTAATTTAAAAAAGGAAATCCCAGATACATTAAAAAGAGCGAACAAAATAATTACTGCTTCAAACTCTACTAAAAAAGATTTAATAAAAATTTTTAATATAAATCCCGAGAAAATAAAAGTAGTTTATCATGGAATTGATAAAAGATTTTTTAAAAAATCTTCTGATAGCAGTATAAGAAAGATAAAAATTAAATACAAGATTAAGAAAAAATATTTTCTTTTCTTGGGCACGCTTGATAAAAGAAAAAATATTACAGGAATTATAGATGCTTACGAACATTTTAGAGATAAAAAAATTGATTTAAATAAAAAAATAAAACATTCTAGTAAATTTTTTGATTATCAACTTGTATTAGCAGGAGCTGTTGGAGAAAATTCTAAAGATATAAGTAGAAAGATTTCTTTTTCAAAATATAAAAAAGATATTTTATTGCCAGGATATATAGAAGCAGATGAACTATGTCCTCTTTTTCAAGGCGCTGAAATTTTTATTTCACCTTCTATTTATGAAGGGTTTGGAACACCAATAATAGAAGCAATGGCTAATAATTTGCCAGTAATATCAAGTAATGTTTCCTCAATTCCTGAAATAACAGATAATTGTTCAATATTGGTTAATCCAAATAATAGTAAAAAAATAGCTCAAACAATGTATGATTTATTGTCAAACAAGGAATTAAGGCAAGCAATAATATCTTGCAACAAACAAAGGGCAAAATTTTTTGATTGGGATAAATGTGCTAAAGAAACCATTGATGTTTATAAGAAAATATAATTAATAAGTTTAATTAAAAAAAATATGCAAGAAGAATTTAAACAAAACACACAAGAGGGGGGAACAAAATCAAAAAAAAGAGGATTAATTTTTTTGATAGTTGGTATTGTCATATTGGTAATGCTGGTTGCTTTTTTGGCTTATACAATGTTTTTTTCTGTGAAAGCAACATCATCATGGAGTGCTGTTTTTCTAAATAATGGCAGAACTTATTTTGGTCACATAATCAAGCAAGACGTAAGATTCTTGACCTTAACAAATGTTTATTACATACAAGTTCAACAGTTAGCTCCAGATCAAGAGGGAGCACAGCCACAACAACAGCTTTCTTTGGTTAATATTGCAGATGAGTTACATCAGCCAGAAGATGTGATGAAAATTAATCTTGACAATGTTTTATTTGTTCAGGAATTGAAAGAAGATTCACAAATAGTCACTACAATTGGCCAACTGTCAAAATAAAAAAGCATAATTGATTTAATTTTTGTAGAGTGAATAGCTTTAAGAACAGAAGCAATTTTAATGCGGCTGGTAGTTTATTAATTGTTGTCTTTATATTATTAATTATTTTTGTTATAGCAGTTGGATTATTTTATTTAAGTAAAAATAATAAAACAAGGTTTAATTCTGGGATTGATTTTTGGATACATGGTGAGCCAGTTCAGTCATTTGGAGTTGAAGATAGCTTTTTTGTTTTTATCAAAAATAAAGAAATCAGAGAATTGGAAGACATCACGGTTACGCTTTTTTTTCCAGATAAATTTAATTTAATCCATGAGAATTTAGAGTGCGAAGAAATATCTACTAACAGGTGTTCATGGCACATAGATAGAATAGCCAAAAACGGGCTAAAGGATATTAAGTTTTCAGGGATATTTTTAGGAGACATAAATAGTCCACAGGTTTTTAGAGGAGAGATTAATTTTAAGTTAAAGGGATTTTCTTCAGTTTTTCAAAAAAAATTATCCTTTTCAGTTAATATAGAGCCGTCATTTATGTTGTCAGTAAATATGCCAGATAAAGCTCTTTCTTATGAAGATTTAGAGTTTGATTTTTTTTTAAAGAGCATTGTTAACGAAAATATTTCTAATATTAAGATTATTTTTAATTTCCCTGATAATTTTATTCCAAAAAAGATAATTAATATTAATAATAAAGAAGAAAAAGTTAACACAACAGAACAATCTAATAATATAGATATTAATATTGATAAAATAGATAAAAAAGAATTAAATTTTAAAATAATAGGATTTTTTGATAAGCCAAACAAAGATTCATTTTTTAATATAAATGCTGGGATAATAGATAATAAAGTTTTTTATAATCAATCATTACAGCCAGAAAATATAAATGTAACTGATTTTGGTTTTAAAGCGCTTGTGAGTATTGATGAAAATAAAGAGCCTGTTCAGGATTATGATTGGGGAGATGATGTTTCAATAAAAATGGCCTATTTTAATGATAGTGACAAGGTTGTTGAAGATTTTGTATTGGAGATGAGAATTGATAATAAAAAATATGCTTATATTTCAGAGGATGACTTGCTTTTTAAAATAAAAAAGGTTTTACCAGGAGAAAGTGGAAATGTTAATTTTAGTTTGCCATTGAAGTCGTCAACTCAAGCAAGTAAAAATAATTATAAAAATGCAAATTTTTTAATATATGCTATGGCCAGCGGTATATTCTCAGACAACCAAGAGTGGAAATCCAAAAGCAATGAAATAGATATAAGGATTAATACATTTGTAGAGCTTGAAGCAGAGGCGCGTTATTATAATGATGAAAGGGTTGCTATTGGTAGCGGTAACCTTCCTCCTAAAATGGGAGAGGAAACAAGTTATTGGATTTTTTGGAGGATAAAAAATACTACTAATTCAATAAAAGATATTTTTGTAAAAACAAAATTGCCAACCAATGTATCTTACTTAAACAAAACAGGGGCAACCAATGGTTTAATATTATATGATGCCAAGGCCAGGCAAGTAATTTGGCAAATACCAACTATTTCAGCATATAGAGGAGGAGGATACTCTTTGTTGGAAGCCGGGTTTGAAGTGTCTGTCTCTCCTATAATTTCAAATGTTGGCTCTGTTATGGATTTAACAAAAGATATATTTTTGAATTTTGAAGACAATTTTACTCAAGATTCTACTTCAATAATAAAAAATCCTTTAAATACATTTTTAAATGCAGACCCGGTATTTAATGGTTCAGGGGTTGTATTAAAATAAATAATATTTATGTCTAAAATAAATTTTATTAAAATTGAAGAAAAAATTTTAGATTTTTGGAAACAAAAGAAAATTTTTACTAAATTAAGAAAAAAAAATGCAGGTGGAAAGGCATGGTCTTTTTTAGATGGGCCTATTACAGCCAATAATCCAATGGGAGTTCATCATGCTTGGGGAAGAACATATAAAGATATT belongs to Patescibacteria group bacterium and includes:
- the rpsL gene encoding 30S ribosomal protein S12, giving the protein MPTINQLIKNKRKRTKKQSQTPALRSNFNTLKRKRTPANNPFLRGVCLKVTTQTPKKPNSALRKIARVRLSNGMEVTAYIPGIGHNLQEHSVVLLRGGKVKDLPGVRYHVVRGVYDTSGVEGRKTSRSLYGAKKEKIKK
- the rpsG gene encoding 30S ribosomal protein S7, with the protein product MRGKQAIKRKINPDPKYNSIKIAKFINYIMKGGKKSIAQKIIFETFDIIKTKTKQNPVDIFEQAIKNVSPVVELRSRRIGGTNYQIPYKTNEARQFTLASKWIISSVKKTKGKTMPVKLAAELMQAANNEGETITKKDNIYKMAKANKAFAHFAR
- a CDS encoding site-2 protease family protein; this encodes MDKIFLYIIIILSAVFHEYSHGWMAYRLGDPTAKNAGRLTLNPISHIDPIGTVILPIFLLMSSGIFIGWAKPVPFNPYNLRDSKYGTLKVAAAGPLSNLGIAIFIGLILRLLFVFLPTNMISLYFIQFLMYLKLIIYINIFLALFNLIPFPPLDGSKIFAGLFPNQWKHVEQLGFFGILIAMFIAFSFLSPIANFLFYIITGQGFGF
- the smpB gene encoding SsrA-binding protein SmpB; the encoded protein is MKIINKNKKAYYNYKILKTFEAGIILTGPEVKSIKQGNINFSDSYVDIGPTNSLWLINIHVSRYAPAFSVQQNYDPSRKRKLLLNKKEIKELIGKIKSPGTSVIPLKTYLKGGIIKITIGIGIGKKQTDKRAIIKKRELDKKIRREMKY
- a CDS encoding 50S ribosomal protein L28, which translates into the protein MSRKCSICNRGPQTSVSRTHSNIANKTKQYLNLQTKKILGKKMKLCTKCLKNFKKKNNF
- a CDS encoding glycosyltransferase family 4 protein gives rise to the protein MKIGIDCRTILNPAKGQSAGLGHYVYQLVRHLISNDKQNTYVLFFDRSIPKKRLKKFIKKNTIIKFFPFISYTKFLKFRYFDFLESAVLLNENLDIFHSPLPSLPLSYKGNSVVTVHDVSIYRFPELYSKKEVFNLKKEIPDTLKRANKIITASNSTKKDLIKIFNINPEKIKVVYHGIDKRFFKKSSDSSIRKIKIKYKIKKKYFLFLGTLDKRKNITGIIDAYEHFRDKKIDLNKKIKHSSKFFDYQLVLAGAVGENSKDISRKISFSKYKKDILLPGYIEADELCPLFQGAEIFISPSIYEGFGTPIIEAMANNLPVISSNVSSIPEITDNCSILVNPNNSKKIAQTMYDLLSNKELRQAIISCNKQRAKFFDWDKCAKETIDVYKKI